In Mycoplasma feriruminatoris, the sequence TGATAAAAACTTTACCAAATTTTGATTTTTTAATTTTTAAACACTTTAAAACTTACAAAAATACCTTTATAAACTCAACTAAGACAAACAAAAAACCAATCTTAAAACTAAAAATAAAACCTAATTAAACTTATTTGTTTAAACCTTATTTCTAATTTCAAATTGGTTATTTATAACTATTTTTTTACTATTATTCAATTATTTTATATTAAAAACTTAATCTATTAATTATCTAATTTAGTAACATAATCTATTATTTTTTGTTCAAAAAAAGTAGTGTTGTAAGGAGCTGAAGTTTGTGTTCTTATTCATAAAATAACTATATAATTAACAAATATTTTATTTAATAAAAGCTTGTTAGGATCATAGTTTTTATATAGTTCTAAAAACACTTTTTCACACTCTTTACTCATATTAGAAGTTTCAATTAAATAAGCTAATTCAAAATGTTTATCTCCCATTGTAGCATATTCTCAATCAACAAAATAAATTTTATTTTTAGTTTGAATCATATTAAAAGGAAATAAATCATTATGTAAAGGAGTTAAATGATCCATACTATCTAAAATATTATCAATTAAACTAGCATACTTATCTATAACTTCAACACCACTATTAAGTTCAATCATCTTTTTTTTATAATATTCAACTCTTTGTTTTAAGTTATTTTTTGGAAATTCTAAATTAGAGTTATGTAATTGTTTAATTTGATCAGTTATTAATTTAATATTATTTAAATCAATAACAGGTTCAACTCCATCTATATATTCTCATACTATTTCTTTTTTATTATTACTAATTAGTTTAGGAACAAAATCGAAGTTTTTTAAAAGTTCGTAGTTGATTTGATGATTAAATTCATTGTATTTTTTAATTTGTAAAAAAGTATTATCTATACGATATGAAACATTAGTTCCACCCTTAGTTATTTTTATTTTCATTAGTACTTAATCTCTCAAATATTATCAATTAAATATTTTGCTTTATTTCTAATATTTTTATTATGTTCGTGCTTACACATATAAGAATTATCATAAAACATTTCAAACATAGAAATATCATTATAATCATCACCAGCAACAATAATATCTTTATTTGAAATATTTAATCTTTTTTGTAAACCTTTAATTGCTTGACCTTTACTTACTTTAAAACCATGAATTTCATTAAATAATTTATTATTAATACTATTAAAAGTGATATTAACTTCTAAATTATTTTTCTTAATAAAATCTTCTATTTTATCTCAAGTTTGTTGTTTACATTCAATCTTTAAACATAATAAATCTTTATCGTATAAATAATCTAATGTTTTATCTAATTTTTCAAGACCAAAAAAGAATTTTCCTACATCTTTAGTTCAGTTTTTATGAAATAAAAAAGATTCATTTTCTGGTGTAGCAAAAACTATTACATCAATTTGATCTACTATTGTTTTTAAAAAATCTAATAAACTAGTTTTAATATTTTGATCAATAGTTTTTTTATAAAAAACTTCTCCTTTATTATCACAAACCATAGCACCAGTATTAACAATAAAATAATCAGGTAATAAATTATACTCACTTAATAAATGTTCTTTTAACTGTTTATATGGTCTTCCTGTTGAAACTATTAACTTGTTATTTTTTTGAAATTCTTTAACAAAATCTAAATCTTTTTGATCGATTTTTAAACTATTTTTAACTTTTGAATTTCTTAACGTATTATCAAAATCAGAAAATAAATATTTAGTCATATTTTTACACCTACAATATTATCTTAATTTATTTATATTCTTTTAAATACAAAAAAAGAGAGTTTTAACTCTCTTAAATTATTTTAGATTCATTCTTTTCATTTGACGTAAACGTCTTTGACGTTCTTGATTACCAGCTTTTCTTTTCTTTTCATTATATAAATAAAAAGCATAAGTTTGAACAATTTGTAATACTGAAGAAAAAATTCAATAAATACATACTCCAGTTGCCACTGAAACAATAATTATAATAAATACAAACATCATTACAACTTGCATTATTAATTGTTTTTTTCTAGATTTCTTTTGTGCTTCAGTTAGAGTAATTGATTTTTGTTTTTTCATCTGTAGTAATGTTGGTAATAACATTGAAACAGCTTGTAAAGGTAAGTAAATTGCAAGAATAATAATATAAATATAATTTCCTGCTGTAATTTGTTGTCATGGTCCTTCAATTAAAGCGATTGGACCAACTGCTGCTATTTTTAATGCTCTTGTTGATCTAACTATTGCATAAATTGCAAATAAGAAAGGTAGGGGAGCAAATGAACCAGCTAGTGCAGAAAACTGTGACATGTTTTCTTTTTTATATAAAGCTTGAATTTCTAGTTGTTGTTTTTGCTTAGATTGCATATCTTTTTTATCTTTATATTTTGCTTGAATATCTGCAATCTTTAATTGAATATCTTGCATTTTTTCTTGGTTAATTTGTGATTTTCAACCAAATGATAATGTAATTCCTTTAATTAATAAAGTTGTTAAGAATATTGCAAAAATAGCTGAAATTCCATAACTTAATTGAGAAGATTTATCTAATAAGGGATTTAGTGTTCCAGAAAATAATCTAACCATTCCAGCTAGAACTCAAGCTGTTGGATAAACGAAAAATCCATAGAACGGTGATTGAGTTAATTTAAAAGTTTCTCTTCAAGAAGTAATAGCGTTATATCCGTATTCAAAATAATTACCTTTATCATAAACAAAGTGATGGACCTTAGAACCTTTTTCACCTAAAGAGCTTAGAATAATTTCAAATGAAACCCCAGGAGCATAAACACTTTTACCAGTCATATCAACTATCTGATTAACACTATATTGAGCTTGATACATCTGTACACAACCTCAAAGCATTGAAACTAAAATAAATAAAAACCCAAACACTTTTAATCATTTAATTACTAGTTTAATAGTTTCTTTTTTAGTTTTAGGAGTTTTGTTATTTTTTGAAGCATTTAGATAACTCATAACTTTATCTGACTGTTTATACAAAATAATCCCTCCTTTCTTTAATTAATTTCTTTTATTAATTTAACTAATGATTTAGATAATGTTGCATACTTTAGATCTAAAACACTTTTTCTAACTAGAATAATAATATCTTTTGAAATAGTTCCAATTTCTGAAATGTTTTGTCTTAGAATCATTCTAATTTGTCTTTTTACTTTATTTCTAACTACAGCATTACCTATTTTTTTTCCAACACTAATACCATACTTTAGATATGATTGATCGTTATCTTTATAGTAAATAACAAAACAAAAATTCTTAATATTTTTTTTATAATTAATTATTTCTTGAAACTCAAAATTCTTCTTAATTATTCTTTTGTTTTTCATAAATTATTAAGCAGATAATCTAACTCTACCTTTAGCTCTACGAGCTTTAATTACTTTTCTACCATTTTCACTAGCCATTCTTGCTCTAAAACCGTGAACACGTGCATGTTTTAGTTTTGATGGTTGTCAAGTTCTTTTCATAATACTTACCTCCTTTACAAAAAAATAACATAATTCACACCTAATTATATAATATTTTGCTTTAAAAATACACTTATAAACTTAATTTTTAGCTTCTCAATTAAATGTAGATAAAACTAGAAATTACTAACAAAAATATTAGCTAATTGTGGATAAGTGAATAAGTTATAAATA encodes:
- a CDS encoding Cof-type HAD-IIB family hydrolase, producing the protein MTKYLFSDFDNTLRNSKVKNSLKIDQKDLDFVKEFQKNNKLIVSTGRPYKQLKEHLLSEYNLLPDYFIVNTGAMVCDNKGEVFYKKTIDQNIKTSLLDFLKTIVDQIDVIVFATPENESFLFHKNWTKDVGKFFFGLEKLDKTLDYLYDKDLLCLKIECKQQTWDKIEDFIKKNNLEVNITFNSINNKLFNEIHGFKVSKGQAIKGLQKRLNISNKDIIVAGDDYNDISMFEMFYDNSYMCKHEHNKNIRNKAKYLIDNIWEIKY
- a CDS encoding phosphotransferase, which codes for MKIKITKGGTNVSYRIDNTFLQIKKYNEFNHQINYELLKNFDFVPKLISNNKKEIVWEYIDGVEPVIDLNNIKLITDQIKQLHNSNLEFPKNNLKQRVEYYKKKMIELNSGVEVIDKYASLIDNILDSMDHLTPLHNDLFPFNMIQTKNKIYFVDWEYATMGDKHFELAYLIETSNMSKECEKVFLELYKNYDPNKLLLNKIFVNYIVILWIRTQTSAPYNTTFFEQKIIDYVTKLDN
- the rpmH gene encoding 50S ribosomal protein L34; protein product: MKRTWQPSKLKHARVHGFRARMASENGRKVIKARRAKGRVRLSA
- the rnpA gene encoding ribonuclease P protein component produces the protein MKNKRIIKKNFEFQEIINYKKNIKNFCFVIYYKDNDQSYLKYGISVGKKIGNAVVRNKVKRQIRMILRQNISEIGTISKDIIILVRKSVLDLKYATLSKSLVKLIKEIN
- the yidC gene encoding membrane protein insertase YidC, with the protein product MYKQSDKVMSYLNASKNNKTPKTKKETIKLVIKWLKVFGFLFILVSMLWGCVQMYQAQYSVNQIVDMTGKSVYAPGVSFEIILSSLGEKGSKVHHFVYDKGNYFEYGYNAITSWRETFKLTQSPFYGFFVYPTAWVLAGMVRLFSGTLNPLLDKSSQLSYGISAIFAIFLTTLLIKGITLSFGWKSQINQEKMQDIQLKIADIQAKYKDKKDMQSKQKQQLEIQALYKKENMSQFSALAGSFAPLPFLFAIYAIVRSTRALKIAAVGPIALIEGPWQQITAGNYIYIIILAIYLPLQAVSMLLPTLLQMKKQKSITLTEAQKKSRKKQLIMQVVMMFVFIIIIVSVATGVCIYWIFSSVLQIVQTYAFYLYNEKKRKAGNQERQRRLRQMKRMNLK